The Malus sylvestris chromosome 8, drMalSylv7.2, whole genome shotgun sequence genomic interval cccaacctttactcatattcgagaaaacactcccaataagattgcttgctctaaaatcgaagaggcaccgtcctctgaatctcgagagccagactcccaacatgactactttcttaaaaatagaagagagggtaaaggaatagtaccattgctggataattggaaagtccctgtgtgtcaacctctgtgcttcgtggcaaggtagactagcaaacatgcccaacctttactcacattcgagaaaacactcccaacaagattgcttgctccaaaatcaaagaggcaccgccctccgaatctcgagagccagactcccaacatgattactttctcaaaaatcgaagagacactgctccccgaatcttcgagagccagacccccagcatgattgctttctcaaaaatcgatgaggcatcgttctccgaatcaatcgaagaggcgctcgctttctcaaaagctgggctgctcagagaccacgagggccgatctcagaaatcgaagaggcacctacttttctagccttgtcagcacctgtcacacgcacactcagctttgcagaaattatgggcattctgtcaaagatttctggtgaagtagaaagcacatgaatcttactgttcaatcacctacttcccacacgcaacaatagctcatgggtaccacagataaatttgccaaagttctctgccaaagttgagcacgtgaagcttgcagctcccactacatcgctctgaccaagaaaggtgaaagaatagcaaagaaacagcactaacaaagtttagacacataaattttgaaggtctagctaccatattattacccacaagggtaaaggaacagtaccactgctggataattggaaagtccctgtgtgtcaacctctgtgcttcgtggcaaggtagactagcaaacatgcccaacctttactcacattcgagaaaacactcccaacaagattgcttgctccaaaatcgaagaggcaccgtcctccgaatctcgagagccagactcccaacatgactactttctcaaaatcgaagagagggtaaaggaacagtaccattgctggataattggaaagtccctgtgtgtcaacctttgtgcttcgtggcaaggtagactagcaaacatgcccaacctttactcacattcgagacaacactcccaacaagattgcttgctccaaaatcgaagaggcaccgccctccgaatctcgagagccagactcccaacatgattacttcctcaaaaatcgaagagacactgctctccgaatctcgagagccagacccctagcatgattgctttctcaaaaatcgaagaggcatcgttctccgaatctcgagagccagataccacagaccactttttcaaagtgctctgacagagttaaaacatgtgaaactggcagctcccactaccatgctatgaccaagcagggtaaaggaatagcattactacttgttagggagactcctatatatgtcgacccccatccccaacggacaggcagacctgcaaaaatgctcaacccttcatcatatctgagagggcactcccaacgaagcctttcgaaatattcagctttctttccccccgataatacctctgcaaacaagctatactagagcaagaatatctcatatcatcagggttaaaagcaagagtatcccatatcatgctttttccctgtcttttcctttggccttgtttttacctgcaagacaaggagaaagagagcaatcagtcagcacttggaatcaagcttccagctaggatctgactgcctggaaccccttacctgattacttacctgacattgctctcgagtactcatcttcaacatcttatgtttccagggaagattccgcatttgcttgaggaacagatagggcaagtgtgaaggatacaaggaagcatgtggagacaagcgtaacagcacacgtgccgatacatccattactctgtcaaaagcaaaagtatcccatatcagcagggtggaacgtactctagatttgatggacttgttttgaccctcaaattcttcagtcggccttatactctggaggaaaccagaaaaccctccagctcagttcaagaataagcctgtggaaagttacttcttcaaaagcaaaagtatctcatatcatctcttctcatttttcttctctttatccttcatgctgctgcaagatggggagaaggtgaacaatcagtcggagctctgattgcttaccttgtctgtcacctctttcagcagaccccctagctcggcgacttgggggactcctactacatggtttgtatcgcgcttgaccaagcctgaaactacaagtaagcttcaagtgaaattgatacattaccttgtgcatctccaccagttaaagataccacccctggatggaggaagagtacttccagagaagatgccacatctacctatgagacagataaggcaagtcaagacgactccacactccgatacttagaagtttcgtgattacgagatcattctcccacaatatttcctaatgtcatttgtactaaatcattcacttgtactcactaaaggagagcttgaacctatgtacttgtgtaaacccttcacaattaatgagaactcttctattccgtggacgtagccaatatgggtgaaccacgcacatcttatgtttgctttcctatctctatccatttatatacttatccacactaatgaccggagcaatctagcgaaaatcacaaaaagcgaccgttttcgctacctaggatctatcttgcaagagaacggagaattagatggagatctcaaccatagaatacgagctggatggatgaagtgtaagaatgcatccggcgtgttgtgtgaccgtcgtaggccactgaagctcaagggaaaattttataggacggcaataaggccagcaatgttgtatggcacagaatgttgggcggtgaagcatcaacacgtacacaaaatgggtgtagcggagatgaggatgcttcgtgggatgtgtgggcacacgagaaaggataagattgggaatgaggatatccgaggtaaagtaggagtagccgaaattgtaggaaagatgagagaaaatcggctccggtgatttggacatgtgcaaagaaggccgaatgacgctccggttcgaagatgtgactacgggacagaggttcagggccgaaggggtagaggaagacctaggaaaactttggaagagactctaagaaaagacttagagtacttggatctaacggaggacatgacacaaaaccgagcgcaatggcgttctaggattcatatagccgaccccacttagtgggaaaaggctttgttgttgttgttgtaacagAAATAAGAGGGCAATTTATATGGTACAAGTACATTGTTATAATGACATTTTGCGTGTCAACGAGAGCAAATATATAAGGACACATGAGAGAATTAACACATGCCCTTGTATTATACTAACCTAGAAGACCACCATGACAGTGTACTCGTGCTTAGAGGTGGATGCACATTGGGACCTAGGTGGTTCCAGGACCACCTGGAGTTCaaaaatatacatgtgaagGTCTTCTAAAGACCCTCCGAATGTTTTGTACAATTCCATTTTTACTTACTAAGTACTTGATGTAATACATGCTAGGTATATCTCAACAAGTTACATGAACAATACTCGACAAATTATTTTGATATCACTCATTAAGCGTTCAACAAAATACCTAATTAATGAAtaaactgaatttttttttttttttttgcatgcttCGTACTCTATTTCTATCTAAAAAACTTAGAACCACCCAAAATTCAAATCCTAAATATGCGAATGCTCGTGCTATACAAATCCTCTCCAAGACAAGAAATTAAAAGCATTGCAAGGTAAGACGACAGTTTATGATTCAACGCTGACCAAATTACACACTAATAAACAATATCACATCATATTATATATCATGCATATTTATAACACTACCTCGATGGTTGTTATGGAGAAAACGCGTTTTGTTTAGGAGTTACCGCTACTTagcaatttattttcttctttcgcTGACCGTTTCTTCCTTAGACACGTTCCCTTAATCCATTTTTTAATGGTTGGATTAtgatataattaaatattatacaAAGATGGGATATGTTACTTTGTATATATTAGCCTTAACCCACATAACTCTTTTCCCATGCATTTCCAGAATCTTCACATAGCCATGAATACTTCTCTGCTAACTTCAAGCTACGAAAACCCTAGCACCAGTGCTGCAGCTGCTAACCCTAAACCTTTTTTAACTTGTCATGCACGCAAAGTCACTAAAATTACATGCAGAGCCACAAATAATTACGAGAGCGATAGTACTAATAGTACCAATTTCTACAAACTACTTAATTTGAGTCCGAATACTAACACGAGCAAAGACGAGATCAAGCGAGCTTACAGAAGCATGGCGCTTCGCTATCATCCAGATGTATGTCACGATCAACATTATTCCAATATTTCCACTGAACGATTTGTTCAACTGAACGAGGCTTACAAGACGCTATCGGATCCTCTGTTGCGCGACGAATATGATTACATGTTGGGTTTGAAAGATTATTGTAGGAGCAGCACCTTCAACATGGATAATTCTATTAGATATGATCGAGGTGCAGAAAATAGATGGCGCCAACAAATTCTTGAGTTGAACAGAAGGTCACAAAAGGAAGGATCATGGGCCAGCAGAATAAGGAGAGGTCGCGATATTTCAACTATGGACTAGTTATTCCATCTCCTACTCATTTCATTCATTCAATCACTTATTTCCTTTTTACTAAATTCTTGGACCAGTTCTGTACTGGTAtagtagtgtttttttttttttcatttcgtTTGATTAAATTGATTCTGGAAAATTATGGGGCCGATCTACTTCtttacgattttttttttcatattcatATTAATACTAATATTCTTGAGATTTACAAGTCAATGTATTAATGTGTGAGCTGACCTTACATTACATtacaacaaattaatttacaacACAGTTTTGCCTACACTTTTGTTTCATATGGCATAGAAGATGATATATACAtttcatctatatatatatatgaatgaaatTAAAATAGACTGTTCGAATCGTTGTAAAAGATTGTGCATTTGGCCTCACAAGTAGTCCGCATTTCTTataaaaaatgggaatctatttCCTTAACTCCTCACACACATCCCAACCCCTAGATACATATGGTAGACTAAGGAAGATCAGCTCGACAAGCACAAATACAACTACAAAGTCCACCTGGTGCAGATTTGGACTCGGTGCTACGACTTAGGCCCATGACCACCAATTTCCAAGAGAACGACATCAAAAGTGCAGCACATTACCATGTTGTGATTTATGGGGGTTTAAGCGAAAGACTTGCGATGTATTTGCAGAGTGCTCAAAGGAAAACTTTAATATTCTTACATTGTTACTTTTAAATTCTTTACTGTAACCTGAAAGTGATTTTCCAAAAACCAAATGCCTAGCTACCTCAATTGAGAGAGAATAAATGTCATTTGAAGACAACGGTCTATCACAATATTAAAGTTTACAAACTCAAATTTAGGGAATTTGGATGTTTAGAAGTGTTTATTTGGTTAGGATCGGTGCATAATATCAACCAAGATCTTTAGTCCGTTACATCTTTAGCTAATAAATTTTCAATCATATATCTAATCGCTTTTCACATAATCTATATTGTGAGCAGGTCCACTCATGAATTTTCATTTGCCAGAACAAAGATAAAATGAAGAAACAGTACAAATTGTGCTTCGATTGTCAAACCATGGTACATCATCACTTTCAATTCGTGACCacgaaaataaaaggaaaaaatgaaaaagaaaaaaaataacatgtCAATATCAATAGGGCCATAGCTCACATGATCAAATGTGCACCCACATTTgcgtctttttatttttggaagacCTACCTCTTGGAGTACTTACCCTAAACAGAAGCTGATGACGTATATTAAAATCGACCCATTTTCCTTCTATCTAGGGTAACCTTTGAATGGGATTCAACCGGTTAATAACTCTGCCTTCTTCACTTTTGAAATGCTCTCCACGACTCCAACTGGTGAAACGTGTCCCCTAACAGTTACCATCTTTGTTTCTAGGTCTATACTGAATGATGTAACCCCTGGTATATATACAGAATTCCAAAAgtatcaatcatcaactttcatgtcatttagtttccaaaattttgtttataaatttagtctctctagcattacccttcttgaaaatgttaaataataaattgcaaggataaacaaaaaagaaacaaaaattgtttagtgAAAAGTACGCTCAGTCAACCGACTTTAGGAGATTTTAGTGTAATTTCTCGAATttaaaaaagttttgaaaaaacatGATAAATTTTAAAGGGTGTCAACTGAAATGGACGAGGATCCTatctggatcctctttgtggggatctgGAGGATCAATCAATTTGTAactgttcattgtacatcgtgcgatcaattttcgttaggtactgtttatatttaattttaaataaaaaattttaaatgatttataaccgcatgatgtacgatgaacggacatgattgaATAATCCATTGGATCCCCACAAATAGAATCCAGATGGGAtcctaaaagaaaattaaacacaatACAATTAAGGAGGACCACtacaaaaaaattttaaaaattcaaaaaataaggTCTCATCGCCTATAATTTTGCCTGACAACATTCTGTCAGGCAATGTTCGTCGCACAAAACACGTCACTTAAACATTTGCATGACGAAAGCAGAGGGTGTTGACCGACTTGGCCCGATTCGTTGGGCAAAATTTCGTCGACCAAATGGTAAATTTTGATGGTGACCCTAAGAAAAAAAAGTCTACATATTATTAATGTGATATTCATTTAAGattgataaaatattaaaacgTACCTTCCATTTTAGAGAGATGTTTCTTCAATTTACTAGCACATCCATGGCAATGAATAGAAACTCTCATAACAACCACCTGCATATATATGTAACCAACACCTTAAACTACATCATCCCATAATTGGTTTCTTATAAACTTGTTTGACTACTgatttactttttgttttcttttcttttttgggcaGAAAGGAAAGTAATTATGGTTGTCAATACAAGTCAAGATTTGTGAGAAACGGGTCACAAGACTCACAACAACTTACCAATGACGTTGATATAATTACTTCATAACTTGCATTTCACCGCGTAGGATTGGTGTAAGGGTATTATTTTACAAAATGCTTTGATTATATAATCATTGGAACCATTCGTTAGGTCATCTGtattaagtgatgatgtaaCTACCGTTAATATATAATGTCCTTaatgttaagtgatgatgtggacAAATATAGAAACTTATTTTCAATAACACGTCATTTTTGGAGTTTTAAATCCGCAACATGGACCCCTATTAGCAAAGACAAACACTAAACTTGTCTTTTTAATAGAGGTCGGTTTAGGGATCTAGAGTTCTATAGATGAAGTGACAGTGAAACTCGCTTCAATACTTGTTCAGGTCATCAATTAATGTTGTAGACCTAATCGATGTTCAAGTTGTCATACGTTAGGTAATTATTCAGAATGTTTTGAAAATGTAAGACTAATTTAGAATTACCCATTAAAGTTGAGTAGTTATCAGTACTTAACTCTATATTATACTATCTACAGATCATATAGTCATTGtcacccaaaaaacaaaagaaggaaaataaaGTTCTTGTGGAGGGCCTGGCTTTACAGTCTATGGCTGCTTGCTTTCAATTCAGTACTGGATCTGACTGTGGGCCTAATCTATTTCAACTGATTGATTGAAGTCTGGGATAAAGGTATTTGAGAATTATTGCGGAAGATTAGACTGTCTAAGACTCTACAGTTggaaaaatattaaaagttGATGATGAAGTTTGCAAATAAATATGTCATTTTACCTGGAAGACATTGTCGGCGGATGACGACGGTGGTAGTAAATCTGTATCAGATGATGGTAGTTTTCGGGTCGACTTTGACATTGGCCGCTGATCATGGTGGTTAAGAATACTGCTGGTACTACCAGCGCTTCGTCTGCGACTGTGGTAGTGGGACGTCTCATGGCTATGAGCTGAAGGAGTAGTATCGAGGAGCCTGGAGTAGTAGTAGTGaccaccgccgccgccgccaccattaTTAGTACTAGTTGATCTTCTCATCATCATGTAATTCACATGGCCAGCACTGTGATTGTGGCGGACAATGGTAGCTGCAGCTGGTCTTGTCGGCGGTGGCACGATAACTGAGCGAGCATCAGACATGCACACCGCAGTTGCTGCTTGAGACTGGCACATGAAGCCCCTCATCATcatctttttcttcatcttctccttAGTACTGCTGCTGCTTTTCATGTTCATGATGATATATAATTGGTTGCTAATTAGTAACGCAAactaaaagagagagagagagagagagagagagggtgtgtgtctgtgtgtatGATAACTAAGTTCTGTAAAAGGTATCAGTGAATAATAATATAGATGAGAGATGCGCGGAGGAAAGAGAAAAACTTACATAACACTACTATACCGtcatatattaaatataacgtTTGTTTCcaacaaaatataaacatatacgAACAAAATTTACCTGCACTTTATTTTATTAGCATAAAACTCTACCCAGCGGTAAACTGGGCATTCTTGGGAGGAAGGTGGGGATTAGGGATGAGAAAGGAGAAAGTACTGAAACATGCTGTCTTTATGGGAGGctgtctgccctcctgtttaGGTACCATTTTCaaccatttttattttgtgcggtcacgattaagccacgttaacattttatattaattttttatcaaaataataagataaaaaataataaaaatataaaatgttgacgtgaatTAACCGTGATCGCATAAATAGAAATGACATTCAAACAAAAAGACAGACAATCTGCCTCTGTCTTTATGACTTAGCTAACAGAGTTTGGCAGGCATTGCACTGCAAGTCTGCAACTGCCTCTGCCAGACAGTGTAATTTTATTTCTAGTACTAAATGTGGCCTACTAGGCACTGTGTTTTGAATGACTTCACCATCCTGTCATTTTCTCGTTTAATGTACTTCACAATTCACTGTTTATCTTaagttgtatatatatttcGGGATTTTTTTAAGTGCTCCATATCCATAGTATAGTTTTCTGAATATTTtaactattaattttttttttttaaatacaaaaattaaaatttaacgtTTATAACATCTGAAGTATCAGATACCCTAGAATACtcaaaaaaatttgtcatatcTCTATAGAGCTAGATGACTATTTCCTACATCGATCCAATACCCACATATCACGTATCCTTGCTGTGTAAACGTACCACATCCTCACTAAATGCTACCTGCATCAAAACCAAAATGGGCCTAGATTGATGACTACATATGGAATGGAAAGGTAAGCTAGTTACAGCCAACCCTAGGACAAACATTCTATGGTGCTCTAGCATACTATATTTAGGGATTGTTAACcgttttaaatatttatttttgtatttttgaacAAAGTTCTAATGGTTAAAAAATCCGAGCACCACAGATAATCTCAACCGTAGTAGGTATCATTACCTTCTTTACTTCATAATACGTGCAAAGTTCTAATGGTTAACAAGTGACTACTGTCATTTAGTACTAtagtttagtgatatttctcttcacttgtgagtgagaggtcttaggtttaattttcatcaaaggcgattttgaacaaaattattgctaacccattgtgaggccTAAGCCCACCCCTcatctttagtgtagataatattgtttgttaaaaaaaaagtgactaCTGAAAGTATAAGCATAATCTCGACCtagtaaatattaatttttgtattttttaacaAAGTTCTGCTGAAAGCATAATATCAACCCCTGTGACAACttagtttgcaaattaaatATACGTGTGCTATCGGAGCAGTCAAAATACTTACCTTCAATCTggataaagaaatttaaaatttctataAGGGCATGTCTGTAATTGTATTACAAAAAGATTTTCGAAAAACCGTTTTGTAAAATGAAGACGACAATTAGAGTTTTTATgggaaaatatgtatatatggtAGTTTAATCTGAGAATAATTTTATGAGAGAGTAACATTAACAACGTGTCTAGTATCAAAACCTAAAATGGAAAAAATTAACGAATTTTATGACGCTTAGCATCGTGAAGGGAAGAGGATGACGCATATGCGTCATGTACATTAAAATCTTTAGTAGTGGTTGGTTGCAATCGTTTTGTAATATAAATTTTAGCACAGATGCGCTTGTAGTGCGGATGGTGGTTGCAATGGCGGTGGTTCGGGGCAGTGTGCAGAGATGACACGCAAAAAGGAGGGAAGGgggttggtggtggtgatggaaatggtggTTGGGAGATAGTGGGTGTGAACACAAAACCTTTTCAACCTCATTAAATAAGGACATgtcttctctgccctcccagttCCCATACACTCTCATTCCCTCTTATTTGTGCAGTCACgcttaagccacgtcaacattttatattactatttttttttgtcttattatccctataaaaaaattaatataaaatgttgatgtgacttaactgtgactacacaaaataggaggggatgggcAGGGCCAGCCCTGAGAATTTGGGGGCCCTAGGTGAGCTTTCGAAGTGGGGCCC includes:
- the LOC126631945 gene encoding protein SODIUM POTASSIUM ROOT DEFECTIVE 2-like, encoding MNMKSSSSTKEKMKKKMMMRGFMCQSQAATAVCMSDARSVIVPPPTRPAAATIVRHNHSAGHVNYMMMRRSTSTNNGGGGGGGHYYYSRLLDTTPSAHSHETSHYHSRRRSAGSTSSILNHHDQRPMSKSTRKLPSSDTDLLPPSSSADNVFQVVVMRVSIHCHGCASKLKKHLSKMEGVTSFSIDLETKMVTVRGHVSPVGVVESISKVKKAELLTG